DNA sequence from the Daphnia carinata strain CSIRO-1 chromosome 8, CSIRO_AGI_Dcar_HiC_V3, whole genome shotgun sequence genome:
ATACACAGCAGTCGAAGGATGCTGCACGAATGTTTCGCCCTCGCCTGACCTGAAGAATTTTGCGAaagactttttgttttcttttttctcatttctcttTGGCCGAGTCCTCCGTGTCctttgaaataaaagagagaaaaacaaacaccaTCGGCTGTTAGCGGAGCCATAAGCAATAGCGTTCCTCAATAGATAAACTTTATCTGTGCGGGGACCGGCAGGCAAAGTGACGAGAGAGCCGGATgacttttgttgttgtctatCTCGGTTGCTGCGAACGAAATAACCCGACCGGGATCGGCCCGGCCAACTGttccccttaaaaaaaattgggattcCCACTTGCTGTAGCGATAACCATCGCACCAAAACATCGATCGTATAACATGTAGCGTGTGGGACATAAATTAAACTGACGCCCGTATAACACGACAACTAAAAACAAGataggaacaaaaaaaaaaaatgttaactgTAACACATCAACGGGCATGAAAAACACTATCAATACTGGTGTATAGGAAGCcaatcaattcaaatcgaaataaaaaaaataaataacaccTCACCTTGTAACACAAAATTTCGAAGACtcgattcgttttttttatgaaagaaagaaaggaaaaaactttGGGCCATGATTGCAAAGCCGACGATAGACATCTGcccaaaaaaaagtaaggaaaaagaaagagagagagagagagtctatCGTCGAATGTAGCCCAGTTAATGCATTTGTTTCAAATCGCTTTCAAATGAACGACTTTTTTGTGCTGAGTATCTAGCTTTTGTACAAGctgttttggttttcttttggaGGTCATTCTGTATCTAGCATAGTCCCGGCGAGCAAGGACACCTCTCCACCATGACTGAATTTTGATTACAACCTAAAAATTTGCataagaagaaattgaaaacgagATACTTTGCGCCACAAAACTTGGCAGATACCATTGAGAATTTCGCGAATGCTAGGTTCTCCTCCTCTGCTAGTTGTTTTTCCTGTCGGTCTTGATTTACCAAAGTTTGCCTTTTGACGAGCTAGGATTTAAGCAAATAGTTATGTTTGTACAACAGTTAAGCTAAGAAAAATCATGATGAAAAATCTCAAATACCTCATCCGAAATAACGTTTACTTGTGATCTTATATCTCCATGCATTCGCAGTAGTTCATCTCTTTCTTGCGTTAACGCTTTGGAAAACGTTTGCCAATCATTCTGCATTGTCGATGCAGACAACGTAAGGTTCTAATGGTAaacgaaataagaaaaatgaaacgcaaTGCGTCTGACTTTGTCAAAGGTATCGAACATACATCAATTTCACTgcaaagtttcattttttcttcagtGTTTCGGTGGTTTTCCTGTTCAATATCCCTTTCTAATGCAGCAATTTTGTTTCCCCAATCTTCCTGTTCTGTGCGAAACTTTTCATTAAATGTTTTGACAAAATTTTCTTCCTGGTTTTCGCAGTGCACAAAGCTTTTAGAGGCAGATTCCGCTCGTCTATTTAACCCATcctagaagagaaaaaaaaatgtcaagtaCGGAGGACGGACTACCAACATGGCAGCCACAgacaaaaattcaatgagCAAAAACAAGGAACAGCGACGTGAGACCTACCGACATACCTTCAATTTACAGATATTTCCGTTTAAAACATTGCTCGTAGTAAAGAGCTTTGTTTTGTGGTTATCTATGATTTTTTTCTCATATTCGATTTTCGAGCAAACCTCTTGTTGCTTCTGCTTTTCggaaatttccatttctttaagCAATTTCATCTCTGCAGTGTGTGCAGAGAGAGACAGTTTTGCATTTCCTGTAGCCTCACTCAGGGCATCCTTTAAAGTCTTTTCAATAATACAACTTTTCTCAATTTAAGAAAACAGCATGCAATTATTATGAAAAAGAGTATCCTTAATATATATGTTATA
Encoded proteins:
- the LOC130700446 gene encoding dynein regulatory complex protein 9-like, with product MRADGLSINHCPPLGRSWPSVVNKITQDHRHFQLTMEETRLLKVALEIVFDRAIDELILHETIRNGSSSSDFSRWSCIIEKTLKDALSEATGNAKLSLSAHTAEMKLLKEMEISEKQKQQEVCSKIEYEKKIIDNHKTKLFTTSNVLNGNICKLKDGLNRRAESASKSFVHCENQEENFVKTFNEKFRTEQEDWGNKIAALERDIEQENHRNTEEKMKLCSEIDNLTLSASTMQNDWQTFSKALTQERDELLRMHGDIRSQVNVISDELVKRQTLVNQDRQEKQLAEEENLAFAKFSMVVIKIQSWWRGVLARRDYARYRMTSKRKPKQLVQKLDTQHKKVVHLKAI